From Streptomyces sp. NBC_01426, a single genomic window includes:
- a CDS encoding helix-turn-helix domain-containing protein, which produces MRFLHQLFAGRKESVSETIRRRRLERCSADLLDPLLAALPVHAVGTRWGFTDAAGFSRTFRAAYGVSPQEHRRLAARQYG; this is translated from the coding sequence GTGCGGTTCCTGCACCAGCTCTTCGCGGGACGCAAGGAATCGGTGTCCGAGACGATCCGCAGGCGTCGACTGGAACGCTGTTCCGCCGATCTCCTGGATCCGCTGCTGGCGGCGCTGCCCGTGCACGCGGTGGGAACACGCTGGGGCTTCACCGACGCCGCAGGTTTCAGTCGTACGTTCCGCGCTGCCTACGGCGTCTCCCCGCAGGAACACCGGCGCCTTGCGGCGAGGCAGTACGGATGA